The region CCCCAACAGTAACAACACTTCAGGCGCCGGGTGCGCGGCTTGTGCTCGCATGACCCGCTGCTGGTGCTGTTCCAGTTGCTGGCGGTAATCGTCGAAGACCTGCGCGGCTTTACCCTCTTCACCCAGCAGACGCCCCAAATGCGTGAGTGTAGTTTCGAGACTTGCCACATCCGGATTCGCAGAGAACACCTCAACCGGCACACCCGCGCCGCGAATCTGCGTCAACACGGTGGGGGGCCCCATCTCTTGCGTGCCGATCAGAATGTCCGGTCTCAGGCTCAGAATCCCCTCAGCAGACAGCTGGCGCTGATACCCGATGCTGGGCAATGCCTTAAGTGATTCAGGGTGTTGACTGGTGGTATCGACCCCAACCAATTTAGACTCCGCGCCCAGGACAGTGACCCACTCAGAGAGCGCTCCGCCAGCACTGACCCAACGTTGCGGCAATTCGCCAGCCAGGCCGACATGACTGATCACAAGACCTGCACAGAGCGTTATCAGGCGGGTACTCAGGCGCATACAGGGCGTTCCTTGAAAAGAGGGCTCGGCAGGGCAGGTTAAATCCCGCACCATAAAACAACACATCACAGGGCATCCGGCCATTTGATAATTGTTTGCATTTGCACGTCAACCTCTTAACCCGCTCTGAAACAACCGTCTCCCCACATGCGGTCGCTATTTAAGGATTGAAATGAAGTTCCTATGCCCCTCAGAAGCGCTGGCCGAAGGCAGCAGCCGTGGTTTCGAATACGCAGGGCTTCGTGTGCTCGCGGTTCGACGGGAAGGCCGGGTGTACGCCTACCAAAACCGCTGCCCCCATCGAGGCGTCCCACTGGAATGGCAACCGGACCAGTTTCTCGACGCCAGCGCCAGCCTCATCCAGTGCGCTACCCACGGCGCGCTGTTTTTGATTGAAACCGGGGAATGTGTTGCCGGACCTTGCGCCGGGCAATCACTGACGGCCCTTGGCTGCCGAGAAGACAGCCAAGGTGTCTGGTTTATGCCTGAAATCTCAGATGATGACCTCTAAACGACGATCGACCACCACTGCATCAGCGTTCAGGCTCACACCATAGGCCAGCACCTGTACCCCGGCAGCCACTGCCTCGCGCAAGGCTGCGGCATACCCCGGGTCGATTTCTTCAGCCGGGCGCACGGCGTCGACCTCCGTGAGATTGACGCAATACAACTGCACCGCCCGCACACCATCCCGAGCCAGGCTCGCCAGCTCCCGCAAATGTTTGGCGCCACGCTGTGTCACTGCATCCGGGAAGGCCGCCACACGCGAACCATCAAACCCCAAGGTGACGCTCTTGACCTCCACGAAAGCAAAGCCATCGGGGTATTCCAGGCGAAAATCAATCCGACTGTTTTCCTGCCCGTACGCTACTTCTCGCTTGAGTGCGGTAAAGCCATTCAATTCAGTGATCACCCCGGCCAGCAGTGCTTCCTCGATCAAACGATTGGCGCGCCCGGTGTTCACGCACGCCAATCGACCTTGCGGGGTTTCACTGATCTCCCAAGTGCCTGGCAACTTGCGCTTAGGGTCATTGGAACGACTGAACCAGACTTGCCCGCCCTCCACCATGCAATTGAGCATTGAGCCGGTGTTCGGACAGTGGATTGTCATCAGTTCCCCTGTCACGGTTTCGATGTCGGCCAAAAAACGCTTGTAGCGTTTCAGCAAACGCCCTTCTTCCAGCACAGGCAAAAACTGCATCAGTTGCTCCAGCTCTTGAGCCCGCGGGCGATTCGCTCAACAGCCTCCTGCAACCGTGGCAAACTTTGCGTGTAGGCAAAGCGCACATGGTGCCCGGACTGAAAGCGACCGAAATCCAGGCCCGGGGTAAAGGCGATGTGTTCCGTTTCAAGAAAATGCCGACAAAACTCAAAGGCATCACCGCCAAAAGCACTGATGTCGGCATACAGGTAAAACGCGCCTTCCGGCTCTACCGCAATACCGAAGCCCAGCTCACGCAAGGCGGGTAACAGGAAATCCCGACGGCGCCCAAATTCGGACCGGCGCTCTTCAAGAATGGCCAGCGTCTGTGGCTCGAAGCAGGCTAACGCGGCGTACTGGGCCATGCTGGGAGCGCTGATATAGAGGTTCTGCGCGAGTTTCTCCAGGTCGGCCACCGCTTCGGGTGGTGCCACCAGCCAGCCCAGGCGCCAGCCTGTCATGCCGAAATACTTGGAGAAACTATTGAGCACAAAGGCACTGTCATCGACTTCCAGCACGCTGGCCGCGTCGCAGCCGTATGTCAGGCCGTGATAAATCTCGTCCACCACCAAATGCCCGTTGCGCGCCTTGACCGCGGCCGACAATGTCGCCAGCTCGTCGCGGGTCAGGATCGTACCGGTCGGATTCGCCGGAGATGCCACCAAAGCCCCAACGCTGTCCTGGTTCCAGTGGCGCTCGACCAGCTCGGCAGTCAGTTGGTAACGCACATCGGGCCCTACGGGCACCAATTGCGCAGCACCTTCAACCAAGCGTAAGAAATGCCTGTTACACGGGTAGCCCGGATCTGCAAGTAGCCAGTGTTTTCCAGGATCGACCAGTAAGCTGCTGGCTAAAAGCAGAGCCCCGGAACCGCCGGGCGTGATCAGAATACGGGAAGGGTCAATGTTCAACCGGTAACGGTCACGGTAAAAGCCCGAGATGGCCTCGCGCAGTTCAGGCAGGCCGCGTGCCGCGGTATAACGGGTCTTTCCGGCCGCCAGTGCCGCCTGACCCGCAGCAATGATTGGTTCAGCAGTGGTGAAGTCCGGCTCACCGATTTCCAGGTGAATCACATCATGCCCCGCCGCCTGGAGCTCGTTGGCACGCGCCAGCAACGCCATCACGTGAAACGGTTCGATCGCGCGGCTGCGCGCACTGTATGACTGAGCCATGAGCCTGCCTTCCTGGGTAAGCAAAAGGCCGATTCTACCCAAGCAAGGCCCCAAGGGAGAGCTAATTACTGTCTTAAGCGGCTGTCCAGTAGAACCAAACGGCGCAAGCGCCCGTCATAGCTCGACTAGAATTATTAATCAGCCACTAATCTCAAGGATCACAGGCTCTGCGTACAACCACTGGCAGCGAGCTAGACAACCGGGAGTAGCGCGGCCCGATTTGATCTGGTAAGTTCGCCCGCTTGCAGCCGCAGGGCCGGCAGGTGTCGGTGATGTTGCAATCCTGCGCAATGGATTAGAAGAATGAGAGGCGGTCCATTTCATGCCCACACAAGCAAAGCAACAGAATAGTCAACTTAGCGGGTTCGAACCCTACGTTGAAAAGAAAGGCGAAGAGTACATGGGCGAGCCCATGCGCAAGCACTTCACCAAAATTCTGCAAAAGTGGAAACAGGACTTGATGCAGGAAGTCGACCGCACCGTTGATCATATGAAAGACGAAGCGGCAAACTTTCCTGACCCGGCCGACCGCGCCAGCCAGGAAGAAGAATTCAGCCTGGAACTGCGTGCTCGTGATCGCGAGCGCAAGCTGATCAAGAAAATCGACAAGACGCTGCAACTGATCGAGGACGAAGAATACGGCTGGTGCGAATCCTGCGGCGTTGAAATCGGTATTCGTCGACTCGAAGCCCGTCCCACTGCCGACATGTGCGTAGACTGCAAAACCTTGGCTGAAATCAAGGAAAAACAAGTCGGCAAGTAATCGCCGGCTTGACCAAATGGGGCGTGCGAACGCCCCATTTTTGTTTCTGCAGTTTGGTCGCAGGGCTCTGTAGCCGCTGCCGCAGACTGCGTTAAGGCCCGAAGGGCCTTCAACGTACCAGGGGTGCTACGTCGCAGCGACGCACCATCCCCATCGCAGCCTTTGGCAGCGGCTACAGGATTTTTGTCATGACTGCTCCCTCCTACATCGGGCGCTTCGCCCCAACGCCCAGTGGCCACTTGCATTTTGGCTCGTTGGTCGCCGCCCTCGCCTCTTATCTTGATGCCCGTGCAGTGGGCGGCCGCTGGTTGCTGCGCATGGAAGACCTCGATCCGCCGCGGGAAATGCCCGGAGCCCAGGCCGCGATTCTCCATGCCCTTGAGCAATATGGTTTTGAATGGGATGGCGAGCTGGTTCGCCAGAGCGACCGGCACGCCGCTTACGCCGAAGTGGTGGATCGACTGTTCAGTCTGGGCCTGGCTTACGCCTGCACCTGTTCGCGCAAGCAACTGGAGGGATATAACGGCATTTACCCGGGGCTGTGCCGAAATGCGGGACACTCGATGGATAATGCCGCCATACGCCTGCGCGTTCCCGAGCTGACCTATGCCTTCGAAGACCGGGTGCAGGGTGAATATCGACAGCATCTGGGCCGGGAGGTGGGGGATTTTGTGATTCGCCGGCGCGACGGCCTGTACGCCTATCAATTGGCCGTAGTGCTGGATGATGCCTGGCAGGGAGTCACGGATATCGTACGCGGGGCCGACTTGCTGGACTCCACTGCGCGTCAGCTCTATCTGCAAGAGCTCCTGGGATTGTCGCAACCCCGTTATCTGCATGTGCCGCTGATCGTGCAACCCGATGGCCACAAACTCGGCAAATCCTACCGCTCGCCACCCCTGACACCCGATCAGGCCACACCGTTACTGCTTCGTGCCCTGCGCACATTGGGCCAGGTCACCGATGACTGCCTGAATGATGCCACCCCGCGTGAAGTCCTCGATTGGGCGATCACGCACTGGGACGCTAACCTTATCCCGCGTACGCTGACCCTGGCCGAAGCGCAATTACGCTGACAGCCCTTGCAGGTTGCCAGCCATCCGTTACCATCGCCGCACGTTTTTGGGCATGCGGCCTGTAAAAGTGAGGGCAGGATGTATATCTATCGATTGGTCCTGTTACTGGTTGTCGGGATCTACCTGTTTTCTCCCGCCATCATGGATTGGTGGATCGACGCGACGGGCGCCTGGTACAGGCCCTATCTGCTCTGGCTGATTCTGATCGTTGTGACCTTTATTCTGCAGAGCCAAAAAGATGCCGATGAGCTTTAGCCTGACCCAGATGATCCTCATCAGCGCCGCTTATTTGACGGTGCTGTTTGGCGTAGCCTGGATCAGTGAACGCGGCATGATCCCGCGTGCAATCATTCGTCACCCGCTGACCTACACCTTGTCACTTGGCGTGTACGCCAGCGCCTGGGCGTTTTATGGCACGGTCGGTCTCGCTTACGAGTACGGCTACGGGTTCCTCTCCAGCTACCTCGGCGTTTCCGGAGCCTTTCTGCTTGCCCCGGTGCTGCTGTACCCGATTCTGAAAATCACCCGCACCTATCAACTCTCATCGCTCGCCGACCTGTTCGCCTTTCGTTTTCGCAGCACCTGGGCCGGGGCGCTCACCACGATTTTCATGTTGATTGGCGTGCTGCCGCTGCTGGCCCTGCAAATCCAGGCGGTAGCAGACTCCATCAGCATCCTGACCCGCGAGCCGGTACAGCATCGTGTCGCCCTGAGCTTCTGCGCACTGATCACTCTGTTCACGATTTTCTTCGGCTCGCGGCACATCGCAACCCGTGAAAAACATGAAGGCCTGGTGTTTGCCATTGCCTTTGAGTCAGTGATCAAATTGATTGCCATTGGCGGCGTCGGCCTTTATGCGCTGTACGGTGTGTTCGATGGCCCGCAGCAACTTGAAGTATGGCTGCTGCAAAATCAGACCGCTCTCGCCGCCCTGCACACGCCCCTGCAAGAAGGGCCGTGGCGTACGCTGCTGCTAGTGTTTTTTGCCTCCGCGATTGTCATGCCGCACATGTATCACATGACCTTCACCGAGAACCTCAACCCGCGAGCGCTGGTCAGTGCCAGCTGGGGCTTGCCGCTGTTTTTGCTGTTGATGAGCCTGGCCGTACCGCTGATTCTCTGGGCGGGCCTCAAACTCGGCGCCACCACCAATCCCGAGTACTTCACCCTCGGTATCGGTATTGCTGCAAACAGCAAATCCCTGGCGTTACTGGCCTACATCGGCGGTCTTTCCGCCTCCAGCGGTTTGATAATTGTCACGACCCTGGCGTTGTCGGGCATGGCCTTGAACCACCTCGTTCTGCCGCTGTACCAACCGCCTGCCGAGGGCAATATCTACCGTTGGCTGAAATGGACACGTCGTGCACTGATCGTGGCCATCATCATGGCCGGCTATGGTTTCTACCTGCTGCTGGGCGCCGAGCAGGACCTGGCCAACCTGGGCATCGTCGCCTTTGTCGCCACACTGCAGTTCCTGCCGGGCGTGCTCTCGGTACTGTACTGGCCAACCGCCAACCGTCGTGGCTTCATCGCCGGCCTGTTGGCGGGGATCAGTGTCTGGATGATCAGCATGCTGTTCCCGCTGGTCGGCAATTTTCAGGGGTTCTACATCCCGTGGCTGAACATGATCTACGTGCTGGACGAAACCAGTTGGCACATGGCAGCCATCGCGTCGCTGGCCGCCAACGTTCTGATGTTCACCCTGATTTCGCTGTTCACCAACGCCAGCGCTGAAGAGACCAGCGCCGCAGAAGCCTGTGCCGTCGACAACGTGCGGCGTCCGCAACGTCGTGAACTGCATGCGGCTTCGCCGCAAGAATTTGCCACGCAACTGGCCAAGCCGCTGGGTGCCAAGGCCGCGCAAAAGGAAGTCGAACAAGCCTTGCGCGATCTTTACCTTCCCTTCGATGAACGCCGGCCATATGCCTTGCGGCGCCTGCGGGACCGGATTGAAGCCAACCTCTCCGGCTTGATGGGCCCCAGCGTCGCGCAAGACATGGTCGAAACCTTCCTGCCTTACAAATCAGGCGGCGAAAACTACGTCACCGAAGACATTCACTTTATTGAAAGCCGGCTGGAAGACTATCACTCACGCCTCACAGGCCTGGCCGCCGAACTTGATGCATTGCGCCGCTATCACCGCCAAACCTTGCAAGAGCTGCCCATGGGCGTGTGTTCCCTGGCCAAGGATCAGGAAATCCTGATGTGGAACAAGGCCATGGAAGAGTTGACCGGCATCCCGGCGCAACGGGTGGTGGGCTCGCGACTGAACACTCTGGGCGACCCTTGGCGCCAGCTGCTGCAAGGCTTCATCGACCTGCCCGACGAACACTTGCACAAACAGCATTTGGCCCTCGATGGTCAGACTCGCTGGCTGAATTTACACAAGGCGGCCATTGATGAACCCTTGGCCCCAGGTAACAGTGGCCTGGTGTTACTGGTCGAAGACCTGACAGAAACGCAGATGCTCGAAGACAAACTGGTGCACTCCGAGCGCCTGGCCAGTATCGGCCGCCTTGCGGCGGGGGTGGCTCATGAAATCGGCAACCCGGTCACCGGCATCGCCTGCCTGGCGCAGAACCTGCGCGAAGAACGGGAAGACGACAGCGAATTGACCGAAATCAGCAGTCAGATCCTTGAGCAGACCAAACGCATCTCTCGCATCGTCCAGTCCTTGATGAGCTTTGCCCATGCCGGCAGTCATCAACACAACGATGAGCCCGTTTGTCTGGCCGAAGTGGCCCAGGATGCAATCGGACTGCTGGCCTTGAACCGGCGCAATTTCGAGGTGCAGTTTTACAACCTCTGCGATCCCGATCACTGGGTCGATGGCGACCCTCAACGTCTGGCCCAAGTGCTGATCAACTTGCTGTCCAACGCCCGTGATGCCTCCCCTGCCGGTTGTGCAGTGAGGGTCAAGAGTGAAATCAGCGAACACACCGTCGACCTGATTGTGGAAGACGAAGGTACAGGTATTCCGAAGAACATCATGGACCGATTGTTCGAACCTTTTTTCACCACCAAGGACCCTGGCGAAGGCACCGGTCTGGGCCTTGCACTGGTCTATTCCATCGTTGAAGAGCATTATGGACAGATCACCATCGACAGCCCGGCTGACATTCAAAGCCAACGCGGAACCCGTATCCGGGTGACATTACCGCGTCATGTCGAAGCGACGTCCGCTGTGAACTGAGACCGTCGAGAGAACCGAATCAATGCCGCATATTTTGATCGTCGAAGATGAAACCATCATCCGCTCCGCATTACGCCGCTTACTGGAGCGTAATCAGTACCAAGTCAGCGAAGCTGGCTCGGTGCAGGAGGCGCAGGAGCGTTTCAGCATTCCCTCGTTCGACTTGATTGTCAGCGACCTGCGCCTGCCTGGCGCCCCGGGCACCGAGCTGATAAAGCTGGGTCAAGGTAAGCCGGTGCTGATCATGACCAGCTATGCCAGCCTGCGCTCAGCCGTTGACTCGATGAAAATGGGGGCTGTCGATTACATCGCCAAACCCTTTGATCATGACGAAATGCTGCAGGCCGTCGCCCGCATCCTGCGTGATCGGCAGAACGTCCAAGGTGTTCCCGCCGAGCGCACTGCCAAAACGGCTGCTGCCGATAAACCCGGGGTGGATAACAGCAATGCCGAAATAGGCATCATCGGTTCATGTCCGCCGATGCTCGACATGTACAGCAAAATCCGCAAAGTCGCGCCCACCGACTCCAATGTCCTGATTCAAGGCGAGTCCGGTACCGGCAAGGAGCTGGTCGCCCGCGCACTGCACAACCTGTCGAAACGCGCCAAGGCACCGATGATCTCGGTGAACTGCGCTGCGATTCCCGAATCGCTGATCGAATCCGAACTGTTCGGCCACGAAAAAGGGGCGTTTACCGGCGCCAGCGCCGGACGCGCCGGGCTGGTCGAGGCTGCCGATGGCGGGACGCTGTT is a window of Pseudomonas taetrolens DNA encoding:
- the sfsA gene encoding DNA/RNA nuclease SfsA; translation: MQFLPVLEEGRLLKRYKRFLADIETVTGELMTIHCPNTGSMLNCMVEGGQVWFSRSNDPKRKLPGTWEISETPQGRLACVNTGRANRLIEEALLAGVITELNGFTALKREVAYGQENSRIDFRLEYPDGFAFVEVKSVTLGFDGSRVAAFPDAVTQRGAKHLRELASLARDGVRAVQLYCVNLTEVDAVRPAEEIDPGYAAALREAVAAGVQVLAYGVSLNADAVVVDRRLEVII
- a CDS encoding sigma-54-dependent transcriptional regulator; this translates as MPHILIVEDETIIRSALRRLLERNQYQVSEAGSVQEAQERFSIPSFDLIVSDLRLPGAPGTELIKLGQGKPVLIMTSYASLRSAVDSMKMGAVDYIAKPFDHDEMLQAVARILRDRQNVQGVPAERTAKTAAADKPGVDNSNAEIGIIGSCPPMLDMYSKIRKVAPTDSNVLIQGESGTGKELVARALHNLSKRAKAPMISVNCAAIPESLIESELFGHEKGAFTGASAGRAGLVEAADGGTLFLDEIGELPLEAQARLLRVLQEGEIRRVGSVQSQKVDVRLIAATHRDLKSLAKVGQFREDLYYRLHVIALKLPALRERGADVNEIAHAFLARQSARVGRTDLKFAPDAERAISHYSWPGNVRELENAVERAVILCENPEISADLLGIDIELSDLQDDDFIGLAPQQSIGSGNTSLDPSEDLSLEDYFQHFVLEHQDHMTETELARKLGVSRKCLWERRQRLGIPRRKTGVASEN
- a CDS encoding sensor histidine kinase → MPMSFSLTQMILISAAYLTVLFGVAWISERGMIPRAIIRHPLTYTLSLGVYASAWAFYGTVGLAYEYGYGFLSSYLGVSGAFLLAPVLLYPILKITRTYQLSSLADLFAFRFRSTWAGALTTIFMLIGVLPLLALQIQAVADSISILTREPVQHRVALSFCALITLFTIFFGSRHIATREKHEGLVFAIAFESVIKLIAIGGVGLYALYGVFDGPQQLEVWLLQNQTALAALHTPLQEGPWRTLLLVFFASAIVMPHMYHMTFTENLNPRALVSASWGLPLFLLLMSLAVPLILWAGLKLGATTNPEYFTLGIGIAANSKSLALLAYIGGLSASSGLIIVTTLALSGMALNHLVLPLYQPPAEGNIYRWLKWTRRALIVAIIMAGYGFYLLLGAEQDLANLGIVAFVATLQFLPGVLSVLYWPTANRRGFIAGLLAGISVWMISMLFPLVGNFQGFYIPWLNMIYVLDETSWHMAAIASLAANVLMFTLISLFTNASAEETSAAEACAVDNVRRPQRRELHAASPQEFATQLAKPLGAKAAQKEVEQALRDLYLPFDERRPYALRRLRDRIEANLSGLMGPSVAQDMVETFLPYKSGGENYVTEDIHFIESRLEDYHSRLTGLAAELDALRRYHRQTLQELPMGVCSLAKDQEILMWNKAMEELTGIPAQRVVGSRLNTLGDPWRQLLQGFIDLPDEHLHKQHLALDGQTRWLNLHKAAIDEPLAPGNSGLVLLVEDLTETQMLEDKLVHSERLASIGRLAAGVAHEIGNPVTGIACLAQNLREEREDDSELTEISSQILEQTKRISRIVQSLMSFAHAGSHQHNDEPVCLAEVAQDAIGLLALNRRNFEVQFYNLCDPDHWVDGDPQRLAQVLINLLSNARDASPAGCAVRVKSEISEHTVDLIVEDEGTGIPKNIMDRLFEPFFTTKDPGEGTGLGLALVYSIVEEHYGQITIDSPADIQSQRGTRIRVTLPRHVEATSAVN
- a CDS encoding Rieske (2Fe-2S) protein codes for the protein MKFLCPSEALAEGSSRGFEYAGLRVLAVRREGRVYAYQNRCPHRGVPLEWQPDQFLDASASLIQCATHGALFLIETGECVAGPCAGQSLTALGCREDSQGVWFMPEISDDDL
- the gluQRS gene encoding tRNA glutamyl-Q(34) synthetase GluQRS; amino-acid sequence: MTAPSYIGRFAPTPSGHLHFGSLVAALASYLDARAVGGRWLLRMEDLDPPREMPGAQAAILHALEQYGFEWDGELVRQSDRHAAYAEVVDRLFSLGLAYACTCSRKQLEGYNGIYPGLCRNAGHSMDNAAIRLRVPELTYAFEDRVQGEYRQHLGREVGDFVIRRRDGLYAYQLAVVLDDAWQGVTDIVRGADLLDSTARQLYLQELLGLSQPRYLHVPLIVQPDGHKLGKSYRSPPLTPDQATPLLLRALRTLGQVTDDCLNDATPREVLDWAITHWDANLIPRTLTLAEAQLR
- the dksA gene encoding RNA polymerase-binding protein DksA; amino-acid sequence: MPTQAKQQNSQLSGFEPYVEKKGEEYMGEPMRKHFTKILQKWKQDLMQEVDRTVDHMKDEAANFPDPADRASQEEEFSLELRARDRERKLIKKIDKTLQLIEDEEYGWCESCGVEIGIRRLEARPTADMCVDCKTLAEIKEKQVGK
- a CDS encoding heme/hemin ABC transporter substrate-binding protein, yielding MRLSTRLITLCAGLVISHVGLAGELPQRWVSAGGALSEWVTVLGAESKLVGVDTTSQHPESLKALPSIGYQRQLSAEGILSLRPDILIGTQEMGPPTVLTQIRGAGVPVEVFSANPDVASLETTLTHLGRLLGEEGKAAQVFDDYRQQLEQHQQRVMRAQAAHPAPEVLLLLGHAGGKPLIAGKDTAADWLLTQAGGRNLATHTGYKPFSVEALAGLNPEVLVFSDRSLTGEAAREALMKENPILASTRAAKNARVFELDPTLLVGGLGPRLPASWKRLTAEFYPSVPVSE
- a CDS encoding pyridoxal phosphate-dependent aminotransferase, encoding MAQSYSARSRAIEPFHVMALLARANELQAAGHDVIHLEIGEPDFTTAEPIIAAGQAALAAGKTRYTAARGLPELREAISGFYRDRYRLNIDPSRILITPGGSGALLLASSLLVDPGKHWLLADPGYPCNRHFLRLVEGAAQLVPVGPDVRYQLTAELVERHWNQDSVGALVASPANPTGTILTRDELATLSAAVKARNGHLVVDEIYHGLTYGCDAASVLEVDDSAFVLNSFSKYFGMTGWRLGWLVAPPEAVADLEKLAQNLYISAPSMAQYAALACFEPQTLAILEERRSEFGRRRDFLLPALRELGFGIAVEPEGAFYLYADISAFGGDAFEFCRHFLETEHIAFTPGLDFGRFQSGHHVRFAYTQSLPRLQEAVERIARGLKSWSN